In Agrobacterium tumefaciens, a single genomic region encodes these proteins:
- a CDS encoding DUF3309 family protein produces the protein MLGTILVILLILFLIGALPSWGYHNYGYGPSGGLGLVLVIVLILVLIGRI, from the coding sequence ATGCTCGGCACCATCCTCGTCATCCTGCTCATCCTGTTCCTGATCGGCGCGCTGCCAAGCTGGGGGTATCATAATTACGGTTATGGCCCGTCGGGCGGCCTCGGACTGGTTCTGGTCATCGTCCTGATCCTGGTCCTCATCGGGCGGATCTGA